In a single window of the Terriglobus roseus genome:
- a CDS encoding SLBB domain-containing protein has translation MPKYFSSTLFVRLLALTCAATAPFASAQTTPSPITGQSGYTGTSITGANQSEYCLDPSLGCMTGMPLNGNNQTGLPVSGSGIGINGYGNGFGQNYGSQYSQQSGNVYVDSAGFPTTNNQNSQTPLGPQPLTDLQRLARESTGVLLPIFGQDLFSKPPSTFAPVDQIPVTPDYVLGPGDEVLLRMWGHNSLNARLTIDRTGSIYIPQVGSVHLSGMHFAEIQPLLQKELSRTYKNFEFSADLGRLRSISVFVMGESRRPGSYTVSALSTAVNAIFASGGPTQQGSLRHIEILRASKVAATLDLYDFLLNGNRTTDIPLQDGDVLFIPFVGPQVAISGAVRHPAIYELPTTAPASSALPATAPVAATGVSVDDLIKLAGGFTSTAAASRLSIERIENHRERRAITIALDAAGLATKVTDGDVLRADSVLRGYRDSVTIRGNLANSGRFPWHPGMRLSEILPDRESLLTPEYWQARNRLGLPTPLFQPAPAPPVTAPTTPGRVGANAGNTVANQMNVPGSSVPADAQVITGVDSAASASTSGPTRLVGATEQRDEVLPSAETRAGASAIAEQQESAADRLMASNARRTDITIAAPEIDWSYAVIERLDANTLRNSLIPFHLGRLVQDHDANEDKELQPGDVITILSQSDIHVAQDEQTKYIRLEGEFGSSGVYSVAPGETLADVVKRAGGLTRNAYLYGASFTRESARVLQQQRLDEYVTSLEQQEERVGSIRAISATTPYGASQTAEERAQLEQLRKLRATGRVVLEFSPNSAGEAAVPAIPLENGDSFRVPSRPAVISVVGSVYGQNVFLWNGSRRLGDYLNLAGKPTRIADKSRSFVIRADGSVLSKQTVKSGLWSNNFNALLVFPGDTIVVPEKPIKPTMLRNFLDYSQVLSQFGVGAAAITVLK, from the coding sequence TTGCCGAAGTATTTTTCCTCAACCCTGTTCGTCAGACTGCTCGCCCTGACTTGTGCCGCGACCGCTCCATTCGCCTCTGCGCAGACGACGCCGTCCCCAATCACTGGCCAGAGCGGCTACACCGGTACCTCCATAACTGGCGCGAACCAGTCCGAGTACTGTCTCGACCCAAGCCTGGGCTGCATGACGGGTATGCCGCTGAATGGCAACAACCAGACAGGCCTGCCGGTCTCGGGTTCGGGTATCGGCATTAACGGCTACGGCAATGGGTTCGGCCAGAATTACGGCTCGCAGTACTCGCAGCAGAGCGGCAACGTTTATGTCGACTCCGCCGGCTTCCCAACGACAAACAATCAGAACAGCCAGACACCGCTCGGACCGCAGCCTTTAACCGATCTGCAGCGCCTGGCGCGTGAGTCCACCGGTGTCCTTCTGCCGATCTTTGGACAGGATCTGTTCTCAAAGCCACCGTCGACCTTTGCACCGGTGGACCAGATACCGGTTACGCCTGATTACGTGCTTGGGCCCGGCGATGAAGTGTTGCTGCGCATGTGGGGGCACAACAGTCTCAACGCCCGTTTGACCATTGATCGCACGGGATCCATCTACATTCCTCAGGTCGGGTCGGTACACCTGTCCGGCATGCACTTTGCCGAAATTCAGCCGCTTCTGCAGAAGGAGTTGAGCCGAACCTATAAGAACTTCGAATTCTCAGCAGACCTGGGTCGCCTGCGCTCGATCTCCGTTTTCGTCATGGGAGAGTCGCGACGGCCGGGCAGCTACACGGTCAGTGCCCTCTCGACCGCTGTGAATGCGATCTTTGCCTCCGGAGGCCCCACGCAACAGGGTTCGCTGCGGCACATTGAGATTCTTCGCGCGAGCAAAGTTGCCGCAACACTGGATCTCTACGACTTCCTGCTGAATGGCAATCGAACCACCGACATCCCTCTGCAGGATGGCGATGTTCTCTTTATTCCCTTTGTCGGTCCGCAGGTCGCAATCAGCGGAGCAGTGCGACATCCGGCAATCTATGAACTGCCGACGACGGCCCCGGCGAGTTCCGCACTGCCCGCAACGGCGCCTGTTGCGGCCACCGGAGTCTCGGTCGATGACCTGATCAAGCTGGCAGGCGGATTCACCTCCACCGCCGCTGCGTCGCGGCTGTCCATCGAACGGATTGAGAACCACCGCGAGCGCCGCGCCATCACGATTGCGCTGGACGCGGCCGGACTTGCCACGAAGGTTACGGACGGCGATGTACTGCGAGCTGATTCGGTTCTGCGGGGCTATCGCGACTCGGTTACCATCCGCGGAAACCTCGCGAACTCCGGTCGCTTTCCATGGCATCCGGGCATGCGTCTGAGTGAGATCCTGCCAGATCGCGAATCGCTGCTGACCCCTGAGTATTGGCAGGCACGCAACCGCCTTGGCTTGCCCACGCCGCTCTTCCAGCCCGCTCCAGCACCGCCCGTAACTGCCCCCACCACACCGGGCCGTGTCGGCGCTAACGCCGGTAACACCGTGGCGAATCAGATGAACGTCCCTGGCTCGTCTGTCCCGGCAGATGCGCAGGTCATTACCGGTGTCGACTCTGCAGCATCTGCGTCGACCAGCGGCCCTACCCGCCTGGTTGGCGCGACGGAACAGCGCGATGAAGTTCTGCCAAGCGCTGAAACACGCGCTGGTGCCTCAGCCATTGCGGAGCAGCAGGAGTCGGCGGCCGACCGGCTTATGGCGTCCAACGCTCGTCGCACGGACATTACAATCGCCGCGCCGGAGATCGATTGGTCTTACGCCGTGATTGAGCGTCTTGACGCAAATACGCTGCGTAACTCGCTCATTCCATTCCATCTGGGTCGCCTGGTGCAGGATCACGATGCGAACGAGGACAAGGAACTGCAGCCAGGAGACGTCATCACGATCCTGTCGCAGTCCGATATTCATGTGGCGCAGGATGAGCAGACGAAATACATCCGCCTCGAAGGTGAGTTCGGCAGCTCTGGCGTATACAGTGTCGCTCCCGGCGAGACGCTGGCGGATGTTGTGAAACGCGCTGGTGGCCTGACCCGGAATGCCTATCTCTATGGCGCATCCTTCACCCGCGAGAGCGCCCGTGTGCTGCAACAGCAGCGTCTCGATGAGTATGTGACGAGCCTGGAGCAGCAGGAAGAACGGGTCGGCTCAATCCGCGCGATCTCGGCTACCACGCCCTACGGAGCGTCGCAGACTGCCGAAGAGCGCGCCCAGTTGGAGCAATTGCGCAAGCTGCGTGCGACCGGTCGCGTTGTGCTTGAGTTCAGTCCGAACAGTGCTGGAGAAGCTGCCGTACCGGCGATCCCCCTGGAAAACGGCGACTCATTCCGCGTCCCGTCTCGTCCCGCCGTAATTAGTGTGGTCGGATCGGTTTATGGGCAGAACGTTTTTCTCTGGAACGGGTCTAGACGCTTGGGTGACTATCTCAACCTGGCGGGCAAACCCACCCGGATTGCGGATAAATCCCGGTCGTTTGTGATTCGTGCGGACGGGTCCGTTCTGAGCAAGCAGACCGTGAAGAGCGGTCTGTGGAGCAACAACTTCAATGCCCTGCTGGTCTTCCCCGGCGATACGATCGTTGTTCCGGAGAAGCCCATTAAACCCACCATGCTGCGTAACTTCCTTGATTACTCGCAGGTGTTATCGCAATTCGGCGTAGGTGCGGCAGCTATCACCGTGCTGAAGTAG
- a CDS encoding sugar transferase, with product MSYWSSGYQGLLGVADIGLPAQDAAGGETGYATEAELFRSFAYTGWTTSARKRVFDAAIAVPALLAFLPLMGAVAVLIKFTSSGPVLFRQERVGLGQRPFTIYKFRTMVPASHCSGPSVTRHGDCRMTGIGRVLRKLKLDEIPQLFNVVRGDMSLVGPRPKLAEHEQMYLFCRPGITGAATLVFAREEEILAKVPEEHVETYAVHVLNPIKAKLDLDYAHSATLRSDLRMLLDTAFRLGSRVRVEHLPELSKVSLPSNS from the coding sequence ATGAGCTACTGGAGCAGCGGATATCAAGGGCTATTGGGTGTCGCCGACATCGGCCTGCCAGCGCAGGACGCTGCGGGGGGCGAGACCGGCTACGCCACGGAGGCCGAGCTCTTCCGTAGTTTTGCGTACACGGGCTGGACGACGTCCGCCCGCAAGCGGGTCTTTGACGCAGCGATTGCGGTCCCTGCCCTGCTGGCGTTCCTGCCCCTGATGGGCGCGGTCGCCGTCCTCATCAAGTTCACCTCGTCTGGCCCTGTACTTTTCCGCCAGGAGCGCGTCGGCCTGGGACAGAGGCCTTTCACCATCTACAAGTTCCGCACGATGGTGCCAGCCTCCCATTGCTCCGGGCCTTCCGTCACGCGCCACGGCGACTGCCGCATGACTGGCATTGGTCGCGTTCTCCGCAAGCTGAAGCTCGACGAGATTCCCCAGTTGTTCAACGTTGTTCGCGGCGATATGAGCCTTGTAGGCCCGCGTCCCAAGCTGGCCGAGCATGAGCAGATGTACCTTTTCTGCCGTCCCGGCATCACCGGGGCCGCCACGCTCGTCTTCGCGCGTGAGGAAGAGATCCTGGCGAAGGTTCCCGAAGAGCACGTGGAAACCTACGCGGTTCACGTCCTGAATCCCATTAAGGCAAAGCTCGACCTGGACTATGCCCACAGCGCCACACTTCGGTCGGATCTGCGAATGTTGCTGGATACGGCATTCCGTCTGGGCAGTCGCGTTCGCGTCGAGCACCTGCCGGAGCTCTCCAAGGTATCGCTGCCGTCCAACTCCTAG
- a CDS encoding mercuric reductase produces the protein MTERYDAVVIGSGQGGNPLAKAMAKYGWKTAVIERRYAGGTCVNDGCTPSKTIDASARVAYLARRGADFGVHAGDIRVDMAEVYARKQKIVLTSRENNAKGLTSQENGSLLMGEASFAEQQPGDGTYLLDLKMTDGTARQISAARVFLNTGERPHIPEEIEGLRDVPYLDSTSIMELQTVPAKLVVIGAGYIALEFAQMLLRFGSEVTVLERGERLAPHEDDDVAECLRGILTEDGIRIITCSAVSHVYGSGEALKLDVVTDDGPLTLDATHVLVATGRSPNVEPLHLDRAGIAQSKSGHVQVNEKLETTAPNVWALGDVKGGPAFTHVSYDDFRILRDNLLQGGQRSTKDRLLTYAMFTDPELARVGLNETDAKKQGREVRVAQIPMKWMARALEMDEPRGMMKALVDPKTNLILGATVLGVEGGEVAAQLQIAIMGGLPYTALREGIFAHPTKSEALNTLFTTFRDGKE, from the coding sequence ATGACGGAACGCTATGACGCAGTTGTGATCGGTTCGGGCCAGGGTGGCAATCCACTGGCAAAAGCAATGGCAAAATACGGCTGGAAGACTGCCGTGATCGAGCGCCGCTATGCCGGCGGCACCTGCGTCAATGACGGCTGTACCCCCTCCAAGACAATTGATGCCAGCGCTCGCGTCGCCTACCTTGCGCGCCGGGGAGCAGACTTTGGCGTCCACGCCGGCGACATCCGTGTGGATATGGCGGAGGTCTACGCGCGCAAGCAGAAGATCGTGCTCACGTCCCGCGAGAACAATGCCAAGGGCCTCACATCGCAGGAGAACGGCTCTTTGCTGATGGGCGAGGCGAGCTTTGCCGAGCAGCAGCCCGGAGACGGCACCTACCTGCTCGATCTGAAGATGACCGACGGCACAGCGCGGCAGATCAGCGCAGCACGCGTCTTCTTGAACACTGGCGAACGGCCGCATATCCCCGAGGAGATTGAAGGCCTGCGCGATGTGCCGTACCTCGACAGCACCTCCATCATGGAGTTGCAGACGGTGCCCGCGAAGCTGGTCGTAATCGGCGCAGGCTACATCGCGCTGGAGTTTGCGCAGATGCTCCTGCGCTTTGGCTCGGAGGTCACGGTTCTGGAGCGCGGTGAACGGCTCGCTCCACACGAGGATGATGACGTTGCAGAATGTCTTCGCGGCATCCTGACCGAGGATGGTATCCGGATCATCACCTGCTCGGCCGTTTCGCACGTCTACGGCTCGGGAGAGGCTCTGAAGCTGGATGTGGTGACCGATGACGGTCCGCTGACCCTTGACGCCACGCATGTGCTGGTCGCGACCGGCCGTTCGCCGAACGTGGAGCCGCTGCACCTGGACCGCGCCGGGATCGCCCAGTCGAAGTCCGGCCATGTGCAGGTGAACGAAAAGCTGGAGACAACGGCGCCCAACGTCTGGGCGCTGGGCGATGTGAAGGGCGGCCCCGCCTTCACACACGTCTCCTACGACGACTTCCGGATCCTGCGCGACAACCTGCTGCAGGGCGGTCAGCGCTCCACGAAGGATCGTCTGCTGACCTATGCGATGTTCACCGACCCGGAACTGGCGCGGGTCGGCCTGAACGAAACCGATGCGAAGAAGCAGGGTCGCGAGGTACGCGTCGCCCAGATTCCCATGAAGTGGATGGCGCGCGCGCTGGAGATGGACGAGCCACGCGGCATGATGAAGGCGCTGGTCGATCCGAAGACCAACCTGATCCTGGGTGCCACTGTGCTCGGTGTCGAGGGCGGCGAGGTCGCCGCGCAGCTCCAGATCGCCATCATGGGTGGCCTTCCTTACACGGCGCTGCGCGAGGGCATCTTCGCCCACCCGACTAAGTCCGAGGCGCTGAACACGCTGTTTACCACCTTCCGGGACGGGAAGGAATAA